ACCGCGGCGGAGTTTTCCGGTTTTGTGGTAATCCGGGTTGCCGCGTTTTTTTGTCCATTCGGCGGCGGAAGAGGCCTTTTCGATGCACTCCTTGAGGCCGTTAGTGGTCAAAAGCATTTTATTCACGGTGACCATGTTGGGGGTCGTGATATTGCGAAGGCGGAAATCGATCGGGTCCAGGCCGAGGTCCTTGGCCACGAGGTCCATGTGCGATTCGATGGCCCAGCCGGACTGCACCCCTCCGAACCCGCGCATGGCGCCGCTGATCGGGGTATTGGTGTAAACGCGGTAGCCGGTGATCCGGAAATGCTGGATTTTGTAGACCATGAAGATGCGCATGATGGCGGCCGCCAGGACCGTCGGGCCGTAACTGCAGTAGGCCCCCCCGTCCGCGATGACCTCTCCGGCGATGGCCGTGAGGATCCCGTCCTTGGTCGTTCCTGTTTTGATGGTGTAATGCATGGCGTGCTTGCGACGGGAAAAAGAAAATTCTTCTTCACGGTCATAGCAGATTTTGACGGGCAGCCCGCCGGCTTTTTTGGACAGCAGACAGGCGGAGAAATCCATAGGCAGCATTTCCAGCTTGCCGCCGAATCCCCCCCCCACCGCGAGTTTGATCACTCGCACGTCGTTCAAGTCCATGCGCAGGGTTTTCGCCAAGGCCTCCCTGGCCTTGAAAGGCGCCTGGCTGGAGGACCACAGGGTGATTTTATTGGTAAAGGTTTCCCATTGTCCAACGCACACATGGGGCTCCAGGGCGGCCATGGCCGCGGCTGAGGCGTAAAATTTGTCTTCGCGCACGTGGTAGGATTCTTTAAAAGCCCTTTCCACGTTGCCGAAATTGACCGGCAGGATGACGCCGATGTTGTTGAGCGCTTCATGGATCTGCGGGGCGCCGGGTTTCATCGCCTCCAGCATGTCTGTTACGGACGGAAGGATTTCGTATTCGACCTTGACGAGTTTCACGGCCCTTTCCGCGGTCTCTTCATCCACGGCGGCGATTGCCCCGATCTCATCGCCGATGTAGCGCACCTTTTCATTTTCCAGCGGCAGTTGGTCGACCGTGTGGGGAAAGAAATATTCGTTGGACCCGAATTTGATGTTGTAGGTGTCCTTGGCGGTGACCACGGCTTTGACGCCGGGGAGTTTTTCCGCTTCGGACGTGTCGATGCGCAGGATCTTCGCGTGCGGGTGCTCGCTGCGGATCATTTTGCCGATCAGCATGCCGGGCAGGTTCAGATCAAAAACATACTTGGTCTGGCCCGTGACGATGCCGCGGCCGTCGATGCGGGGCACACTTTTCCCAACGGGATTGAGGTTGACGCGGTCTGTGGATGAATTGACGGATGTGCTCATCTTTATGACTTTTCTTACCCTTGCAAAGGAACGGGGCGAACCCATTCGCTTCACTCAGGGTGGTTTGGCCCAGGAGGGCCAAACCATTAACCCCGGCGGTTTGCCCTGCCAAGCGATGAGGGCACAGCCGGGGGGACGGTTAACCGGACTTTTGCCCGGAGGTTTTCAGGTATTCTTCGTAGGTCATGCCCTTGGTCATGGTGTTCTTGAATTTGTCCTTGACCCCTTCCTCTTCTGGCCCGGGATGGCGGCCGTGTTTCATCCAGTCCCCGGCTTTGCGGACAGCGTCAAAAATTTTCGGATACCCGGCGCAGCGGCAGATGTTCCCGTCCAGGGCGTACTCAATCTCTTCCTGGGACGGCTGCGTGTTTTTTTCCAGCAAGGCCTTGGCCGACATGACCATGCCGGGGATGCAGAACCCGCATTGGACGGCCCCGTAATCGAGGAACGCCTGCTGGACCGGATGCAGCTTGTCCCCTTCAGCCAGGCCTTCGATCGTCGTGATCTCCTCCCCTGCCATGTCGCAGGCCAGGGTGATGCATGACAGGACGGCCTTGCCGTTCACCTGCACGGTGCAGGTGCCGCACTCGCTTTCCTCGCAGGCGGTCTTGGTCCCGGTCAGGCCGATGGTGTCCCGCAGGACCTCCAGCAGGGTTTCGTGGCCCTTGAGGTCGAGGTCAAATTTGCGTTTATTGATGGTCAGGGTGGTCGCGGCCATGTCAGTGGGTTCTCCGCTTTTCGAGGAGCTCTTCCAGCATGCTTTTGATACTCACGCGGAACATGTGTTTTTTGTAATCGTCGCTTCTCTTATCGTAAATGTTAACGTCCAAATGGTCAAGCGCTTCCTTGGCGATTCCCTCGCGGGCCTCTGCGGAGTTAAGGAATTTTTCCAGGACCAAGTCCCGTTGGGCGAAGGCGGTGCCGCTGTTGACGGTCACGCGGGTGTCCGCGAAACGGTCCCCCTGGAAATGGGCCCGGATGCAAACGGCCAGCAGCGGGATGTCCACGTGCATGGTTTTCCTCACGCGGCGATAGGCGATCCTGGCGTTTTTGTCCCGCGGGATGGTGACGTGGGTGAAAATTTTGTCGGTCTTGGCGTTATTTTTGAAAAAATCGTCGGCTGACATAACGACCGATTTCCCGTCGGCCCCCACAAAATGCATCTGCGCGTCCAGGGCGATCATCACGGCCCCCATTTCCGTCCAGGTGTAACGGCAGGTCAGGTTGCCGCCGACCGTGGCCATGTTCCGGATTGGGTTGGTCGAGATGTTGCGGCAGACCGTATGCAGGATTTCAAAATTGTCCTCCAGCAGCGGTGAATCAAAGAGGTCGTTGATGATGGTCATCGCCCGGATCGTGAGCTGTTTTTCATCCGCCTCGATCCCCCTGAGCTCGTCAACCTTGCGCAGGCTGATTACATGCTGCGGGGTTTTGGTCCCCTTTTTCTTTAAAAGTTTAAGACTGTTGAGCAAAAAGGTCCCCCCTGCCAGGATTTTGACGTCCGGAAGGGACGCTGCCAGCTGGGACGCTTCCGCGGAGGTTTTCGGGCTATGAAAGGTTAAGGGATTTAATAGCATGACGCCTGTAATAGCTGAATTAACTGGACTTGCGATAAAAATAGTAAAATTTTACTATGCGCAACAGTATAACAAAAAAACCGGTTTTTGCAAGAAAAATTCCAGGAAAACTACATTTTTCTGTCCGGGACGGGCGGGTTGCCGGAAGTCTTCAAATCATCCAAGACAATTTCCACAACAGCCGCGTCCCAGCCATGTGAAGCAATTTCCGCTCTCAAGGCCTCCCTGCCCTGACCCAGAAGCTGTGGCCGGCCGCGCAGATAGTCTTTGAGGATTTCCATATTAAAGATCTGGTGGCGGTTCAGGCGCCATCTCAGGGGTTTTTCGCTGACGGCCCGGTTTCTCAGAAACGCCAGCAGTCCCAGCAGCAATGGGAGAAGCAAAATGGAAACGGCGCTGTAAAAATGATACTCCGTGGATTGACCCAAAAGGTACGGGGAGGTATCCCAGAAGACGTCAAAAACATAATGCGCGACGATGACCGCAACGATCCCGTGACGAAGATAGACCCAGGACAAGAACAGCCCCAGGCAAAAAATTTCAAAGCTGCGGAACCACATGGGGTAGACTAGGTACCCGCTGTGGCCGTAGCCCCAGATAACGCAGGAGATGATGCAGGCCAGGACCGTGTTCCGCAGGTATTTTTTCCCAAGACTGATCCCGAACATCCGGAACATGATTTCCTCCGGGAAACT
The sequence above is a segment of the Candidatus Omnitrophota bacterium genome. Coding sequences within it:
- a CDS encoding molybdopterin-dependent oxidoreductase, whose protein sequence is MSTSVNSSTDRVNLNPVGKSVPRIDGRGIVTGQTKYVFDLNLPGMLIGKMIRSEHPHAKILRIDTSEAEKLPGVKAVVTAKDTYNIKFGSNEYFFPHTVDQLPLENEKVRYIGDEIGAIAAVDEETAERAVKLVKVEYEILPSVTDMLEAMKPGAPQIHEALNNIGVILPVNFGNVERAFKESYHVREDKFYASAAAMAALEPHVCVGQWETFTNKITLWSSSQAPFKAREALAKTLRMDLNDVRVIKLAVGGGFGGKLEMLPMDFSACLLSKKAGGLPVKICYDREEEFSFSRRKHAMHYTIKTGTTKDGILTAIAGEVIADGGAYCSYGPTVLAAAIMRIFMVYKIQHFRITGYRVYTNTPISGAMRGFGGVQSGWAIESHMDLVAKDLGLDPIDFRLRNITTPNMVTVNKMLLTTNGLKECIEKASSAAEWTKKRGNPDYHKTGKLRRGVGIGIAADVMGSKMYKSHESAGAIVKVEEDGSVYLFTGAADTGQGSNTALSQIAAHALGVKYERIKCRSGDTEITPFDTGSFASRVTFISGNAALRAGKDAKMQILQVVSEELKIDINDLDIEAEQVFHLKDKIKLMNFDKALELCYSFNYGRQIIGRGSYNPKTTPVDFRTGEGNVSGSYGFEAQIAEVEVNTETGEVKIIKMWDAHDIGKAINPQSVEAQIEGSLAMGIGYTFYEDLQFRNGRVVNPNFANYRLPRSIGMPPMETILVETNDPEGPFGAKGMGEASLLPTSAAIANAIEDAVGVRIKDLPITPAKIIKALKEKEESEHGT
- a CDS encoding FAD binding domain-containing protein; the encoded protein is MLLNPLTFHSPKTSAEASQLAASLPDVKILAGGTFLLNSLKLLKKKGTKTPQHVISLRKVDELRGIEADEKQLTIRAMTIINDLFDSPLLEDNFEILHTVCRNISTNPIRNMATVGGNLTCRYTWTEMGAVMIALDAQMHFVGADGKSVVMSADDFFKNNAKTDKIFTHVTIPRDKNARIAYRRVRKTMHVDIPLLAVCIRAHFQGDRFADTRVTVNSGTAFAQRDLVLEKFLNSAEAREGIAKEALDHLDVNIYDKRSDDYKKHMFRVSIKSMLEELLEKRRTH